One window of the Hyperolius riggenbachi isolate aHypRig1 chromosome 5, aHypRig1.pri, whole genome shotgun sequence genome contains the following:
- the LOC137517535 gene encoding uncharacterized protein — protein MEAPGEQEQSEEHRETAAQPARRATPTQARGREDAATPPVRTTTPVRRRGTLPPTRRETESEMSGAVSGLLGILQSHQTLITRQLQDEDRGHIMEQYKSHITSLQCELDAVHGHYRDELKMMHEMHRGEIDQLRAQHHQSVGQLQNMMQQMHQQSKELLKLQSHPCFHTVMSLIPYLEKVPSQNLMACHSNLLEVIKQHMDTPLLQPPIFRPPQPTAAPTWQSSQMYTGYRGSQYGPPLSGSSSSTTSTQESPDFQAATPTFSSSGADTI, from the coding sequence atggaagctccaggggaacaagaacaaagtgaggagcaccgagagactgcagcacaaccagcgcgcagggcaaccccgacacaggccagaggacgggaagatgctgccacaccaccagtgaggaccaccacaccagtgaggcgtcgaggtaccctccccccaacaaggagagagacagagtctgagatgtccggggctgtctccggacttctcgggattcttcagagccaccaaactctcataacccggcagttgcaagatgaggacaggggccatatcatggagcagtacaagtcccacatcacttcactgcaatgtgagctcgacgctgtacatgggcactacagggacgagcttaaaatgatgcatgagatgcacagaggagaaatcgaccaactgcgtgcgcagcatcatcagtcggtgggccagctgcagaacatgatgcagcaaatgcatcaacaaagcaaggaactactgaaattgcagtcacacccgtgttttcacactgtgatgtctctaataccatatctggaaaaggtgccttcccaaaacctgatggcgtgccattccaatttgctggaggtgattaaacagcacatggacacgccattattgcaaccaccaatttttagacccccacaaccaacagcagcgcccacctggcaatcatcacagatgtacaccggctacagaggcagtcaatatgggccaccgctgtcagggtccagctcatccacgaccagcacccaagagagtccagatttccaggcagcaactcccaccttttcgagtagtggtgccgatacaatttga